In a genomic window of Urocitellus parryii isolate mUroPar1 chromosome 2, mUroPar1.hap1, whole genome shotgun sequence:
- the Rcbtb1 gene encoding RCC1 and BTB domain-containing protein 1, giving the protein MVDVGKWPIFTLLSPQEIASIRKACVFGTSANEALYVTDNDEVFVFGLNYSNCLGTGDNQSTLVPKKLESLCGKKIKSLSYGSGPHVLLSTEDGVVYAWGHNGYSQLGNGTTNQGIAPIHVCTNLLIKQVVEVACGSHHSMALAADGEVFAWGYNNCGQVGSGSTTNQPTPRKVTNCLHIKRVVGIACGQTSSMAVLDNGEVYGWGYNGNGQLGLGNNGNQLSPVRVAALHSVCVNQIVCGYAHTLALTDEGLLYAWGANTYGQLGTGNKNNLLSPAHIMVEKERVVEIAACHSTHTSAAKTQGGHVYMWGQCRGQSVILPHLTHFSCTDDVFACFATPAVSWRLLSVEHEDFLTVAESLKKEFDSPETADLKFRIDGKYIHVHKAVLKIRCEHFRSMFHSYWNEDMKEVIEIDQFSYPVYRAFLQYLYTDTVDLPPEDAIGLLDLATSYCENRLKKLCQHIIKRGITVENAFTLFSAAVRYDAEDLEEFCFKFCINHLTEVTQTAAFWQMDGPLLKEFIAKASKCGAFKN; this is encoded by the exons ATGGTGGATGTAGGAAAGTGGCCCATCTTCACTCTGCTCTCCCCTCAGGAAATTGCATCTATTCGGAAAGCATGCGTCTTTGGCACTTCAGCCAATGAAGCACTCTATGTTACTGACAATGATGAG GTCTTTGTGTTTGGACTGAACTATAGTAACTGTCTAGGGACTGGCGATAACCAGAGTACACTTGTACCCAAGAAGCTAGAATCTTTATGTGGAAAGAAGATTAAAAGCCTTAGTTATGGGAGTGGCCCCCATGTTCTTCTCAGCACTGAAG ATGGAGTGGTTTATGCCTGGGGCCACAATGGATACAGCCAGctggggaatggaaccaccaaccAGGGCATCGCTCCCATCCACGTCTGTACCAATCTCTTGATCAAGCAGGTGGTTGAAGTTGCTTGTGGATCACATCACTCAATGGCTCTGGCAGCTGATGGAGAG GTATTCGCTTGGGGCTATAACAACTGTGGCCAGGTGGGATCAGGATCTACAACAAACCAACCAACTCCTCGAAAGGTTACCAACTGTTTACATATCAAGAGGGTGGTTGGCATTGCCTGTGGTCAGACCTCTTCCATGGCTGTGCTGGACAATGGTGAG GTGTATGGCTGGGGTTACAATGGCAATGGTCAGCTGGGCTTGGGAAACAATGGTAATCAGCTGAGCCCCGTGAGAGTGGCAGCTTTGCACAGTGTGTGTGTGAACCAG ATTGTCTGCGGCTATGCACATACTCTAGCACTAACAGATGAGGGCTTGCTCTATGCCTGGGGAGCTAACACGTATGGGCAGCTGGGAACTggcaataaaaataatctgttaAGCCCAGcacacatcatggtggaaaaagAAAG GGTAGTGGAGATTGCAGCCTGTCACTCCACCCACACGTCTGCCGCTAAGACCCAGGGAGGGCACGTGTACATGTGGGGCCAGTGCCGGGGCCAGTCAGTGATCCTGCCTCACCTCACCCACTTCTCCTGCACTGACGATGTGTTTGCGTGCTTTGCCACTCCTGCTGTTTCTTGGCGTCTTCTGTCTGTAG AGCATGAAGACTTTTTAACAGTTGCAGAGTCACTGAAGAAAGAATTTGATAGTCCAGAAACTGCTGATCTCAAGTTTCGAATTGATGGAAAATATATTCATGTCCATAAAGCTGTTTTGAAAATCAG GTGTGAGCACTTTCGATCCATGTTCCACTCATACTGGAATGAGGACATGAAGGAGGTGATAGAAATAGACCAGTTTTCTTACCCCGTGTATCGTGCCTTTCTCCAGTACCTCTACACAGACACTGTGGATCTGCCGCCCGAAGACGCCATAG GTCTTTTGGATTTGGCAACATCTTACTGTGAAAACAGACTGAAAAAACTTTGCCAGCACATTATCAAGCGAGGAATCACTGTGGAGAATGCCTTTACACTATTCTCTGCTGCAGTCAGATATGATGCAGAG GATTTAGAAGAATTCTGCTTTAAGTTTTGCATCAATCATTTGACAGAAGTTACACAGACGGCAGCATTTTGGCAAATGGATGGTCCTCTGCTAAAGGAGTTCATTGCTAAAGCCAGTAAATGTGGAGCCTTTAAGAACTGA